Proteins co-encoded in one Capsicum annuum cultivar UCD-10X-F1 chromosome 9, UCD10Xv1.1, whole genome shotgun sequence genomic window:
- the LOC124887135 gene encoding uncharacterized protein LOC124887135, which translates to MNGDANFSSMEPPTFDGESYQIWAVRIRICLQALDLWEAVEAKYEIAPLPDNPTTVQIKTHKEKNTRKSKEMACLFTVVSSNIFTRIMYLESAKEVWDSLKTEYEGDKRIRGIQVLNLVCEFELQRIKESETIKEYSDRLLNLANRIRLLGSAFNDSRIVEKILVTAPKRFEATITTLENTKDLSKITLSELLSAFQAQEQRRVMRQGGAVKGALPAKYHDDGRSKKK; encoded by the coding sequence ATGAATGGAGACGCAAATTTTTCTTCAATGGAACCACCAACTTTTGATGGAGAAAGTTATCAAATCTGGGCAGTTAGAATACGGATATGTCTGCAAGCTTTGGATCTTTGGGAAGCTGTTGAAGCTAAATATGAGATAGCTCCCTTGCCGGACAATCCCACGACGGTGCAGATTAAAACTCACAAGGAGAAGAATACTAGGAAATCAAAGGAAATGGCATGCTTATTTACTGTAGTTTCATCTAATATCTTCACTCGTATCATGTATCTTGAATCAGCGAAAGAGGTATGGGATTCTCTCAAAACTGAGTATGAAGGAGATAAAAGGATTCGAGGGATACAAGTGTTGAATCTGGTATGTGAGTTTGAGCTGCaaaggataaaagaaagtgaaaccatAAAAGAGTACTCTGACAGACTCCTTAATTTAGCAAATCGCATCAGATTGTTGGGTTCTGCTTTCAATGATTCAAGGATCGTTGAGAAAATCCTAGTAACGGCGCCTAAAAGATTTGAGGCTACCATAACAACCTTAGAAAATACTAAGGACTTGTCTAAGATAACACTTTCAGAGCTCTTAAGTGCTTTTCAAGCGCAAGAGCAACGGCGTGTTATGAGACAAGGAGGAGCTGTCAAAGGTGCCTTACCAGCCAAGTATCACGATGATGGACGTTCTAAGAAGAAGTAA